In Rutidosis leptorrhynchoides isolate AG116_Rl617_1_P2 chromosome 6, CSIRO_AGI_Rlap_v1, whole genome shotgun sequence, the DNA window AGCTTCTTAACCATTTTGAAAATAGTTTTTCCATCTGATCGTGGCGGTAGAATGATTTTCTCTACAGTACCATCAAATAAGTCTTTTTTGGAGCGATAAGCGTGATTCACAGCGAGCTCTCTTCTATGTCCCATAAATGCTGGTTTCCTACAATTTTTCAACCATATTGAGTGAGTATTTTTCTCACAAATAGGACATGCCTTTTCCCCTTTCGTAGTATATCCAGACAAATTACCATACGCTGAAAAATTGTTAATGGTGCAAAAAAGCATTGCCCGTAGATGGAAGTACTCTTTCTTGTATGAATCATAGACTTGTACACCGGTATCCCATAGTAACTTTAAGTCATCAATCAACGGCGTCAAATAAACATCAATGTCATTTCCAAGTTGTTTTGGGCCTTGAGTTAAAAGGGATAGCATTATGTGTTTTCGTTTCATACATAGCCAAGATGGAAGGTTGTAAATGCATAACAAAACAGGCCACGTGCTATGACCGCTACTCAAATCTCCGAAAGGATTCATTCCATCTGAACTAAGTCGCAACCTAATATTTCGTATCTCATTCCCAAAGTCTTCAAATTCGTTATCAATAGTTCTCCATTGAACTGAATCGGCCACATGACTTATTTTTTCATCCTTTTTACGCTCTTCCGCATGCCAACATAATAATTTTGCAGTTTTGGCATTCGCAAATAACCTCTTCAATCTTGGTATGATAGGGAAATACCACAATACTCTTGCAGGAGGTCCATTTTCATCACTGTCTTCATCagttggttttccacatttatacctAGATATACTACATACCTTACACTCATGAAGGTTTTCATTTTCATTCCTGTATAACATACAATCATTTGGACATGCATGTATTCTTTGTATTTCCAATCCCATCGGGCACATCAATTTCTTGGCATAGTATGTTGAAACCGTCAACTCATTATCTTCGGGGAGCATTTTATGCAACAATTCTAACAAGCTAGTGAAACTTGTGTCACTCCAACCATTGTTTGCTTTTAGATTTAATAGTTTTATCACGGCAGAAAGTTTTGAAAATTTCATACAACCGTTGTATAACGGTTTTTCAGAGTCAACTCTAAGTTGTTCAAATTTCTCATGATACTTTTCGTCAACATTATCCTCAATATCCTCAAACATGGCCTCAAAATTATCGTTATCACTAATGTATGAATCTTCGTCGTTTAATTGATTGGAATCTGAAGAGCCTGGGTTATGTTCGGTTAATGATTCACCGTGATAAGACCAACACGTGT includes these proteins:
- the LOC139854381 gene encoding uncharacterized protein, which encodes MAARGEPIQPPVQPPPHDSDDSSSDDSSIDGSSDDDSDEEDPDAPMDRIDRTKWMYDIGRTSTDYLKRLDEFITIAETDQLNKGSNVIICPCKKCMNGKSFKDSTDIRNHLIINGFMRGYTCWSYHGESLTEHNPGSSDSNQLNDEDSYISDNDNFEAMFEDIEDNVDEKYHEKFEQLRVDSEKPLYNGCMKFSKLSAVIKLLNLKANNGWSDTSFTSLLELLHKMLPEDNELTVSTYYAKKLMCPMGLEIQRIHACPNDCMLYRNENENLHECKVCSISRYKCGKPTDEDSDENGPPARVLWYFPIIPRLKRLFANAKTAKLLCWHAEERKKDEKISHVADSVQWRTIDNEFEDFGNEIRNIRLRLSSDGMNPFGDLSSGHSTWPVLLCIYNLPSWLCMKRKHIMLSLLTQGPKQLGNDIDVYLTPLIDDLKLLWDTGVQVYDSYKKEYFHLRAMLFCTINNFSAYGNLSGYTTKGEKACPICEKNTHSIWLKNCRKPAFMGHRRELAVNHAYRSKKDLFDGTVEKIILPPRSDGKTIFKMVKKLKVVLEKIDNGPPKGMWKKKSIFWELPYWKHLCVRHCVDVMHIEKNVCESLMGLLLNIPGKTKDGIKVRKDMELMNIRPELTPKPIPGRITKFLPPACYTMSKDEKTKFCECLYDVKVPSGYSSNIRKLVLMKDLKLSGMKSHDCHVLMTQMIPIAIRGILPDRIRHTITKLCLFFNMIHSKVIDPEVLNEYQRDIILTLCKLEMYFPPSFFDVMVHLVSHIV